From the Panthera leo isolate Ple1 chromosome C1, P.leo_Ple1_pat1.1, whole genome shotgun sequence genome, one window contains:
- the PTCH2 gene encoding protein patched homolog 2 isoform X2 translates to MARPPPLQELPPVYTPPARAASPQILAGSLKAPLWLRAYFQGLLFSLGCGIQRHCGKVLFLGLLAFGALALGLRVAIIETDLEQLWVEVGSRVSQELHYTKEKLGEEAAYTSQMLIQTPHQEGENILTPEALGLHLQAALAASKVQVSLYGKSWDLNKICYKSGIPLIENGMIERMIEKLFPCVILTPLDCFWEGAKLQGGSAYLPGRPDIQWTNLDPEQLLKELGPFASLEGFRELLDKAEVGQAYVGRPCLHPDDLHCPPTAPNHHSKQAPNVAQELNGGCHGFSHKFMHWQEELLLGGMARDAQGQLLRAEALQSTFLLMSPRQLYEHFRGDYQTHDIGWSEEQAGTVLRAWQRRFVQLAQEALPQNSSQQIHAFSSTTLDDILHAFSEVSAARVVGGYLLMLAYACVTMLRWDCAQSQGAVGLAGVLLVALAVASGLGLCALLGIAFNAATTQVLPFLALGIGVDDIFLLAHAFTEAPPGTPLQERTGECLRRTGTSVALTSINHMVAFFMAALVPIPALRAFSLQAAIVVGCNFAAVMLVFPAVLSLDLHRRHCQRLDVLCCFSSPCSARVIQILPQELGDRTVPVGIAHLTATVQAFAHCEASSQHVVTILPPRAHLVPPPSDPLGSELFSPGGSTRDLLGQEEGTRQKATCNSLPCARWNLAHFARYHFAPLLLQSHSKAMVLVLFGALLGLSLYGATLVQDGLALTDVVPRGTKEHAFLSTQLRYFSLYEVALVTQGGFDYAHSQRALFDLHQRFSSLKAVLPPPATQAPRTWLHYYRNWLQGIQAAFDQDWASGRITRHSCRNGSEDGALAYKLLIQTGDAQEPLDFSQLTTRKLVDKEGLIPPELFYVGLTMWVSSDPLGLAASQANFYPPPPEWLHDKYDTTGENLRIPAAQPLEFAQFPFLLHGLQKTADFVEAIEGARAACTEAGRAGVRAYPSGSPFLFWEQYLGLRRYFLLAICILLVCTFLVCALLLLNPWTAGLIVLVLAMMTVELFGIMGFLGIKLSAIPVVILVASVGIGVEFTVHVALGFLTTQGSRNLRAACALEHTFAPVTDGAVSTLLGLLMLAGSNFDFIIRYFFVVLTVLTLLGLLHGLMLLPVLLSILGPPPEVVQIYKESPEVLSPPAPREGGLRWGLSPTLPQSFARVTTSMTVALHPPPLPGAYIHPASDEPTWSPVATPAASGSNNLSSRGPCPATG, encoded by the exons TGGGCAGCCGGGTGAGCCAGGAGTTGCATTACACCAAGGagaagctgggggaggaggctgcATACACCTCCCAGATGTTGATACAGACCCCACACCAGGAGGGGGAGAACATCCTCACGCCTGAGGCACTGGGCCTCCACCTCCAGGCAGCCCTTGCAGCCAGTAAAGTGCAAGTATCACTCTATGGAAA GTCCTGGGATTTGAATAAAATCTGCTACAAGTCAGGAATTCCGCTaattgaaaatggaatgattgAGCGG ATGATTGAGAAGCTGTTTCCGTGCGTGATCCTCACCCCCCTCGACTGCTTCTGGGAGGGAGCCAAACTCCAAGGGGGCTCTGCCTACTTGCC TGGTCGTCCTGACATCCAGTGGACCAACCTGGATCCAGAGCAGCTGCTCAAGGAGCTGGGCCCTTTTGCCTCCCTTGAGGGCTTCCGGGAGCTGTTAGACAAGGCAGAGGTGGGCCAAGCCTATGTGGGGCGGCCCTGTCTGCACCCTGATGACCTCCACTGCCCACCTACTGCCCCTAACCATCACAGCAAGCAG GCTCCCAATGTGGCTCAGGAGTTGAACGGTGGCTGCCATGGCTTCTCCCACAAGTTCATGCACTGGCAGGAGGAACTGCTGCTGGGGGGCATGGCCAGAGACGCCCAAGGACAGCTGCTAAG GGCAGAAGCCCTACAGAGCACCTTCTTGCTGATGAGTCCCCGCCAGCTGTATGAGCACTTCCGAGGCGACTACCAGACACACGACATCGGCTGGAGCGAGGAGCAGGCTGGCACAGTGCTGAGGGCCTGGCAGCGGCGCTTTGTGCAG CTGGCCCAGGAGGCCCTGCCTCAGAATTCATCCCAGCAGATCCACGCCTTCTCCTCCACCACCCTGGATGACATCCTGCACGCTTTCTCTGAAGTCAGTGCTGCCCGTGTGGTGGGAGGCTATCTGCTCATG ctAGCCTATGCCTGTGTGACGATGCTGCGCTGGGACTGTGCCCAGTCCCAGGGTGCTGTAGGCCTTGCAGGGGTGCTGCTGGTAGCCCTGGCAGTGGCCTCgggccttgggctctgtgccctgcTTGGCATCGCCTTCAACGCTGCCACTACCCAG GTGCTGCCCTTCTTGGCACTGGGCATCGGTGTGGATGACATATTCCTGCTGGCACATGCCTTCACAGAGGCTCCACCTGGCACCCCTCTCCAG GAGCGCACAGGCGAGTGTCTGCGGCGCACAGGTACCAGCGTCGCACTCACATCCATCAACCACATGGTTGCCTTCTTCATGGCTGCCCTAGTTCCCATCCCTGCACTGCGGGCCTTCTCCTTGCAG GCGGCCATAGTGGTTGGCTGCAACTTTGCAGCCGTGATGCTTGTCTTCCCAGCGGTCCTCAGCCTAGACCTGCATCGGCGCCACTGCCAGCGCCTCGACGTGCTCTGCTGTTTCTCCAG cccCTGCTCTGCCCGCGTGATTCAGATTCTGCCCCAGGAACTAGGGGATAGGACAGTACCAGTGGGCATTGCCCACCTGACTGCCACAGTTCAAGCCTTTGCCCACTGTGAAGCCAGCAGCCAGCATGTCGTCACCATCCTGCCTCCCCGGGCCCACTTGGTGCCCCCACCTTCTGAcccactgggctctgagctcttCAGCCCAGGAGGGTCCACACGGGACCTTCTAGGCCAAGAGGAGGGGACAAGGCAAAAGGCAACCTGCAATTCCCTGCCCTGTGCCCGCTGGAATCTCGCTCATTTCGCCCGCTATCATTTCGCACCCTTGCTGCTCCAGTCACACAGCAAG GCCATGGTGCTGGTGCTCTTTGGGGCTCTTCTGGGCCTGAGCCTCTACGGAGCAACCTTGGTGCAGGATGGGCTGGCCCTGACAGATGTGGTGCCTCGGGGCACCAAGGAGCATGCCTTCCTGAGCACCCAGCTCAGGTACTTCTCCCTGTACGAGGTGGCCCTGGTGACACAGGGTGGCTTTGACTACGCCCACTCCCAACGCGCCCTCTTTGATCTGCACCAGCGCTTCAGTTCTCTCAAGGCCGTGCTGCCCCCGcctgccacccaggcgccccgcacctGGCTGCACTATTACCGCAACTGGCTACAGG GAATCCAGGCTGCGTTTGACCAGGACTGGGCTTCTGGGCGCATTACCCGCCACTCGTGCCGCAATGGCTCTGAGGATGGGGCCCTGGCCTACAAGCTGCTCATCCAGACCGGGGATGCCCAAGAGCCTCTGGATTTCAGCCAG tTGACCACAAGGAAGCTAGTAGATAAGGAGGGGCTGATCCCACCCGAACTCTTCTACGTGGGGCTGACCATGTGGGTAAGCAGTGACCCACTGGGCCTGGCAGCCTCACAGGCCAACTTCTACCCCCCACCTCCCGAGTGGCTGCACGACAAGTATGACACTACGGGGGAGAACCTTCGCA TCCCGGCGGCCCAGCCCCTGGAATTTGCCCAGTTCCCCTTCCTACTGCATGGCCTCCAGAAGACTGCGGACTTCGTGGAGGCCATTGAGGGGGCCCGAGCAGCGTGCACCGAGGCAGGCCGGGCTGGGGTGCGTGCCTACCCCAGtggctcccccttcctcttctgggagCAGTATCTGGGCCTGCGGCGCTACTTTTTGCTGGCTATCTGCATCCTGCTGGTATGCACTTTCCTCGTCTGTGCCCTGCTGCTGCTCAATCCCTGGACAGCTGGTCTCATA GTACTGGTCCTGGCGATGATGACTGTGGAGCTCTTTGGCATCATGGGTTTCCTGGGCATCAAACTGAGTGCCATCCCTGTGGTGATCCTTGTGGCCTCTGTAGGCATTGGTGTCGAGTTCACAGTCCATGTGGCTCTG GGCTTCCTGACCACCCAGGGTAGCCGGAACCTGCGGGCTGCCTGTGCCCTAGAGCACACATTTGCTCCGGTGACCGATGGGGCCGTCTCCACATTGCTGGGTCTGCTTATGCTTGCTGGTTCGAACTTTGACTTCATCATAAG GTACTTTTTCGTGGTGCTGACAGTGCTCACACTCCTGGGCCTCCTCCATGGGCTCATGCTGCTGCCTGTGCTGCTGTCCATCCTGGGCCCCCCACCAGAG GTGGTACAGATATACAAGGAGAGCCCAGAGGTCCTCAGCCCTCCAGCTCCACGGGAAGGAGGACTCAGGTGGGGGttgtcccccaccctgccccagagCTTTGCCAGAGTGACTACCTCCATGACAGTggccctccacccacccccactgcctgGTGCCTACATCCACCCAGCCTCTGATGAACCCACTTGGTCCCCTGTTGCCACACCAGCTGCCAGCGGCTCCAACAACCTCAGTTCTAGGGGACCATGCCCAGCCACTGGGTGA
- the PTCH2 gene encoding protein patched homolog 2 isoform X3, translated as MARPPPLQELPPVYTPPARAASPQILAGSLKAPLWLRAYFQGLLFSLGCGIQRHCGKVLFLGLLAFGALALGLRVAIIETDLEQLWVEVGSRVSQELHYTKEKLGEEAAYTSQMLIQTPHQEGENILTPEALGLHLQAALAASKVQVSLYGKSWDLNKICYKSGIPLIENGMIERMIEKLFPCVILTPLDCFWEGAKLQGGSAYLPGRPDIQWTNLDPEQLLKELGPFASLEGFRELLDKAEVGQAYVGRPCLHPDDLHCPPTAPNHHSKQAPNVAQELNGGCHGFSHKFMHWQEELLLGGMARDAQGQLLRAEALQSTFLLMSPRQLYEHFRGDYQTHDIGWSEEQAGTVLRAWQRRFVQLAQEALPQNSSQQIHAFSSTTLDDILHAFSEVSAARVVGGYLLMLAYACVTMLRWDCAQSQGAVGLAGVLLVALAVASGLGLCALLGIAFNAATTQVHQDYRAHLGSTVQAPQFLQLPTPVPLQVLPFLALGIGVDDIFLLAHAFTEAPPGTPLQERTGECLRRTGTSVALTSINHMVAFFMAALVPIPALRAFSLQAAIVVGCNFAAVMLVFPAVLSLDLHRRHCQRLDVLCCFSSPCSARVIQILPQELGDRTVPVGIAHLTATVQAFAHCEASSQHVVTILPPRAHLVPPPSDPLGSELFSPGGSTRDLLGQEEGTRQKATCNSLPCARWNLAHFARYHFAPLLLQSHSKAMVLVLFGALLGLSLYGATLVQDGLALTDVVPRGTKEHAFLSTQLRYFSLYEVALVTQGGFDYAHSQRALFDLHQRFSSLKAVLPPPATQAPRTWLHYYRNWLQGIQAAFDQDWASGRITRHSCRNGSEDGALAYKLLIQTGDAQEPLDFSQLSLPLQLTTRKLVDKEGLIPPELFYVGLTMWVSSDPLGLAASQANFYPPPPEWLHDKYDTTGENLRIPAAQPLEFAQFPFLLHGLQKTADFVEAIEGARAACTEAGRAGVRAYPSGSPFLFWEQYLGLRRYFLLAICILLVCTFLVCALLLLNPWTAGLIVLVLAMMTVELFGIMGFLGIKLSAIPVVILVASVGIGVEFTVHVALGFLTTQGSRNLRAACALEHTFAPVTDGAVSTLLGLLMLAGSNFDFIIRYFFVVLTVLTLLGLLHGLMLLPVLLSILGPPPELLFAAGSQQGPQLPNNQSDAPVSC; from the exons TGGGCAGCCGGGTGAGCCAGGAGTTGCATTACACCAAGGagaagctgggggaggaggctgcATACACCTCCCAGATGTTGATACAGACCCCACACCAGGAGGGGGAGAACATCCTCACGCCTGAGGCACTGGGCCTCCACCTCCAGGCAGCCCTTGCAGCCAGTAAAGTGCAAGTATCACTCTATGGAAA GTCCTGGGATTTGAATAAAATCTGCTACAAGTCAGGAATTCCGCTaattgaaaatggaatgattgAGCGG ATGATTGAGAAGCTGTTTCCGTGCGTGATCCTCACCCCCCTCGACTGCTTCTGGGAGGGAGCCAAACTCCAAGGGGGCTCTGCCTACTTGCC TGGTCGTCCTGACATCCAGTGGACCAACCTGGATCCAGAGCAGCTGCTCAAGGAGCTGGGCCCTTTTGCCTCCCTTGAGGGCTTCCGGGAGCTGTTAGACAAGGCAGAGGTGGGCCAAGCCTATGTGGGGCGGCCCTGTCTGCACCCTGATGACCTCCACTGCCCACCTACTGCCCCTAACCATCACAGCAAGCAG GCTCCCAATGTGGCTCAGGAGTTGAACGGTGGCTGCCATGGCTTCTCCCACAAGTTCATGCACTGGCAGGAGGAACTGCTGCTGGGGGGCATGGCCAGAGACGCCCAAGGACAGCTGCTAAG GGCAGAAGCCCTACAGAGCACCTTCTTGCTGATGAGTCCCCGCCAGCTGTATGAGCACTTCCGAGGCGACTACCAGACACACGACATCGGCTGGAGCGAGGAGCAGGCTGGCACAGTGCTGAGGGCCTGGCAGCGGCGCTTTGTGCAG CTGGCCCAGGAGGCCCTGCCTCAGAATTCATCCCAGCAGATCCACGCCTTCTCCTCCACCACCCTGGATGACATCCTGCACGCTTTCTCTGAAGTCAGTGCTGCCCGTGTGGTGGGAGGCTATCTGCTCATG ctAGCCTATGCCTGTGTGACGATGCTGCGCTGGGACTGTGCCCAGTCCCAGGGTGCTGTAGGCCTTGCAGGGGTGCTGCTGGTAGCCCTGGCAGTGGCCTCgggccttgggctctgtgccctgcTTGGCATCGCCTTCAACGCTGCCACTACCCAGGTACACCAGGACTACAGGGCACACTTGGGGTCTACAGTCCAGGCTCCTCAGTTCCTCCAGCTGCCCACCCCTGTGCCCCTCCAGGTGCTGCCCTTCTTGGCACTGGGCATCGGTGTGGATGACATATTCCTGCTGGCACATGCCTTCACAGAGGCTCCACCTGGCACCCCTCTCCAG GAGCGCACAGGCGAGTGTCTGCGGCGCACAGGTACCAGCGTCGCACTCACATCCATCAACCACATGGTTGCCTTCTTCATGGCTGCCCTAGTTCCCATCCCTGCACTGCGGGCCTTCTCCTTGCAG GCGGCCATAGTGGTTGGCTGCAACTTTGCAGCCGTGATGCTTGTCTTCCCAGCGGTCCTCAGCCTAGACCTGCATCGGCGCCACTGCCAGCGCCTCGACGTGCTCTGCTGTTTCTCCAG cccCTGCTCTGCCCGCGTGATTCAGATTCTGCCCCAGGAACTAGGGGATAGGACAGTACCAGTGGGCATTGCCCACCTGACTGCCACAGTTCAAGCCTTTGCCCACTGTGAAGCCAGCAGCCAGCATGTCGTCACCATCCTGCCTCCCCGGGCCCACTTGGTGCCCCCACCTTCTGAcccactgggctctgagctcttCAGCCCAGGAGGGTCCACACGGGACCTTCTAGGCCAAGAGGAGGGGACAAGGCAAAAGGCAACCTGCAATTCCCTGCCCTGTGCCCGCTGGAATCTCGCTCATTTCGCCCGCTATCATTTCGCACCCTTGCTGCTCCAGTCACACAGCAAG GCCATGGTGCTGGTGCTCTTTGGGGCTCTTCTGGGCCTGAGCCTCTACGGAGCAACCTTGGTGCAGGATGGGCTGGCCCTGACAGATGTGGTGCCTCGGGGCACCAAGGAGCATGCCTTCCTGAGCACCCAGCTCAGGTACTTCTCCCTGTACGAGGTGGCCCTGGTGACACAGGGTGGCTTTGACTACGCCCACTCCCAACGCGCCCTCTTTGATCTGCACCAGCGCTTCAGTTCTCTCAAGGCCGTGCTGCCCCCGcctgccacccaggcgccccgcacctGGCTGCACTATTACCGCAACTGGCTACAGG GAATCCAGGCTGCGTTTGACCAGGACTGGGCTTCTGGGCGCATTACCCGCCACTCGTGCCGCAATGGCTCTGAGGATGGGGCCCTGGCCTACAAGCTGCTCATCCAGACCGGGGATGCCCAAGAGCCTCTGGATTTCAGCCAG ctctctctgcctctgcagtTGACCACAAGGAAGCTAGTAGATAAGGAGGGGCTGATCCCACCCGAACTCTTCTACGTGGGGCTGACCATGTGGGTAAGCAGTGACCCACTGGGCCTGGCAGCCTCACAGGCCAACTTCTACCCCCCACCTCCCGAGTGGCTGCACGACAAGTATGACACTACGGGGGAGAACCTTCGCA TCCCGGCGGCCCAGCCCCTGGAATTTGCCCAGTTCCCCTTCCTACTGCATGGCCTCCAGAAGACTGCGGACTTCGTGGAGGCCATTGAGGGGGCCCGAGCAGCGTGCACCGAGGCAGGCCGGGCTGGGGTGCGTGCCTACCCCAGtggctcccccttcctcttctgggagCAGTATCTGGGCCTGCGGCGCTACTTTTTGCTGGCTATCTGCATCCTGCTGGTATGCACTTTCCTCGTCTGTGCCCTGCTGCTGCTCAATCCCTGGACAGCTGGTCTCATA GTACTGGTCCTGGCGATGATGACTGTGGAGCTCTTTGGCATCATGGGTTTCCTGGGCATCAAACTGAGTGCCATCCCTGTGGTGATCCTTGTGGCCTCTGTAGGCATTGGTGTCGAGTTCACAGTCCATGTGGCTCTG GGCTTCCTGACCACCCAGGGTAGCCGGAACCTGCGGGCTGCCTGTGCCCTAGAGCACACATTTGCTCCGGTGACCGATGGGGCCGTCTCCACATTGCTGGGTCTGCTTATGCTTGCTGGTTCGAACTTTGACTTCATCATAAG GTACTTTTTCGTGGTGCTGACAGTGCTCACACTCCTGGGCCTCCTCCATGGGCTCATGCTGCTGCCTGTGCTGCTGTCCATCCTGGGCCCCCCACCAGAG CTCTTATTTGCTGCTGGAAGCCAACAAGGGCCACAACTTCCCAACAATCAGAGTGATGCACCAGTGAGCTGCTGA
- the PTCH2 gene encoding protein patched homolog 2 isoform X1 has translation MARPPPLQELPPVYTPPARAASPQILAGSLKAPLWLRAYFQGLLFSLGCGIQRHCGKVLFLGLLAFGALALGLRVAIIETDLEQLWVEVGSRVSQELHYTKEKLGEEAAYTSQMLIQTPHQEGENILTPEALGLHLQAALAASKVQVSLYGKSWDLNKICYKSGIPLIENGMIERMIEKLFPCVILTPLDCFWEGAKLQGGSAYLPGRPDIQWTNLDPEQLLKELGPFASLEGFRELLDKAEVGQAYVGRPCLHPDDLHCPPTAPNHHSKQAPNVAQELNGGCHGFSHKFMHWQEELLLGGMARDAQGQLLRAEALQSTFLLMSPRQLYEHFRGDYQTHDIGWSEEQAGTVLRAWQRRFVQLAQEALPQNSSQQIHAFSSTTLDDILHAFSEVSAARVVGGYLLMLAYACVTMLRWDCAQSQGAVGLAGVLLVALAVASGLGLCALLGIAFNAATTQVLPFLALGIGVDDIFLLAHAFTEAPPGTPLQERTGECLRRTGTSVALTSINHMVAFFMAALVPIPALRAFSLQAAIVVGCNFAAVMLVFPAVLSLDLHRRHCQRLDVLCCFSRYRPCIPTPPGLISSGPITSCPPTSISTDLPPPLSASSSPCSARVIQILPQELGDRTVPVGIAHLTATVQAFAHCEASSQHVVTILPPRAHLVPPPSDPLGSELFSPGGSTRDLLGQEEGTRQKATCNSLPCARWNLAHFARYHFAPLLLQSHSKAMVLVLFGALLGLSLYGATLVQDGLALTDVVPRGTKEHAFLSTQLRYFSLYEVALVTQGGFDYAHSQRALFDLHQRFSSLKAVLPPPATQAPRTWLHYYRNWLQGIQAAFDQDWASGRITRHSCRNGSEDGALAYKLLIQTGDAQEPLDFSQLTTRKLVDKEGLIPPELFYVGLTMWVSSDPLGLAASQANFYPPPPEWLHDKYDTTGENLRIPAAQPLEFAQFPFLLHGLQKTADFVEAIEGARAACTEAGRAGVRAYPSGSPFLFWEQYLGLRRYFLLAICILLVCTFLVCALLLLNPWTAGLIVLVLAMMTVELFGIMGFLGIKLSAIPVVILVASVGIGVEFTVHVALGFLTTQGSRNLRAACALEHTFAPVTDGAVSTLLGLLMLAGSNFDFIIRYFFVVLTVLTLLGLLHGLMLLPVLLSILGPPPEVVQIYKESPEVLSPPAPREGGLRWGLSPTLPQSFARVTTSMTVALHPPPLPGAYIHPASDEPTWSPVATPAASGSNNLSSRGPCPATG, from the exons TGGGCAGCCGGGTGAGCCAGGAGTTGCATTACACCAAGGagaagctgggggaggaggctgcATACACCTCCCAGATGTTGATACAGACCCCACACCAGGAGGGGGAGAACATCCTCACGCCTGAGGCACTGGGCCTCCACCTCCAGGCAGCCCTTGCAGCCAGTAAAGTGCAAGTATCACTCTATGGAAA GTCCTGGGATTTGAATAAAATCTGCTACAAGTCAGGAATTCCGCTaattgaaaatggaatgattgAGCGG ATGATTGAGAAGCTGTTTCCGTGCGTGATCCTCACCCCCCTCGACTGCTTCTGGGAGGGAGCCAAACTCCAAGGGGGCTCTGCCTACTTGCC TGGTCGTCCTGACATCCAGTGGACCAACCTGGATCCAGAGCAGCTGCTCAAGGAGCTGGGCCCTTTTGCCTCCCTTGAGGGCTTCCGGGAGCTGTTAGACAAGGCAGAGGTGGGCCAAGCCTATGTGGGGCGGCCCTGTCTGCACCCTGATGACCTCCACTGCCCACCTACTGCCCCTAACCATCACAGCAAGCAG GCTCCCAATGTGGCTCAGGAGTTGAACGGTGGCTGCCATGGCTTCTCCCACAAGTTCATGCACTGGCAGGAGGAACTGCTGCTGGGGGGCATGGCCAGAGACGCCCAAGGACAGCTGCTAAG GGCAGAAGCCCTACAGAGCACCTTCTTGCTGATGAGTCCCCGCCAGCTGTATGAGCACTTCCGAGGCGACTACCAGACACACGACATCGGCTGGAGCGAGGAGCAGGCTGGCACAGTGCTGAGGGCCTGGCAGCGGCGCTTTGTGCAG CTGGCCCAGGAGGCCCTGCCTCAGAATTCATCCCAGCAGATCCACGCCTTCTCCTCCACCACCCTGGATGACATCCTGCACGCTTTCTCTGAAGTCAGTGCTGCCCGTGTGGTGGGAGGCTATCTGCTCATG ctAGCCTATGCCTGTGTGACGATGCTGCGCTGGGACTGTGCCCAGTCCCAGGGTGCTGTAGGCCTTGCAGGGGTGCTGCTGGTAGCCCTGGCAGTGGCCTCgggccttgggctctgtgccctgcTTGGCATCGCCTTCAACGCTGCCACTACCCAG GTGCTGCCCTTCTTGGCACTGGGCATCGGTGTGGATGACATATTCCTGCTGGCACATGCCTTCACAGAGGCTCCACCTGGCACCCCTCTCCAG GAGCGCACAGGCGAGTGTCTGCGGCGCACAGGTACCAGCGTCGCACTCACATCCATCAACCACATGGTTGCCTTCTTCATGGCTGCCCTAGTTCCCATCCCTGCACTGCGGGCCTTCTCCTTGCAG GCGGCCATAGTGGTTGGCTGCAACTTTGCAGCCGTGATGCTTGTCTTCCCAGCGGTCCTCAGCCTAGACCTGCATCGGCGCCACTGCCAGCGCCTCGACGTGCTCTGCTGTTTCTCCAGGTACCGTCCCTgcatccccaccccaccaggcCTCATCTCCTCGGGCCCCATCACTTCCTGTCCCCCCACCAGCATTTCCACAGACCTgccacccccactctctgcctcttccagcccCTGCTCTGCCCGCGTGATTCAGATTCTGCCCCAGGAACTAGGGGATAGGACAGTACCAGTGGGCATTGCCCACCTGACTGCCACAGTTCAAGCCTTTGCCCACTGTGAAGCCAGCAGCCAGCATGTCGTCACCATCCTGCCTCCCCGGGCCCACTTGGTGCCCCCACCTTCTGAcccactgggctctgagctcttCAGCCCAGGAGGGTCCACACGGGACCTTCTAGGCCAAGAGGAGGGGACAAGGCAAAAGGCAACCTGCAATTCCCTGCCCTGTGCCCGCTGGAATCTCGCTCATTTCGCCCGCTATCATTTCGCACCCTTGCTGCTCCAGTCACACAGCAAG GCCATGGTGCTGGTGCTCTTTGGGGCTCTTCTGGGCCTGAGCCTCTACGGAGCAACCTTGGTGCAGGATGGGCTGGCCCTGACAGATGTGGTGCCTCGGGGCACCAAGGAGCATGCCTTCCTGAGCACCCAGCTCAGGTACTTCTCCCTGTACGAGGTGGCCCTGGTGACACAGGGTGGCTTTGACTACGCCCACTCCCAACGCGCCCTCTTTGATCTGCACCAGCGCTTCAGTTCTCTCAAGGCCGTGCTGCCCCCGcctgccacccaggcgccccgcacctGGCTGCACTATTACCGCAACTGGCTACAGG GAATCCAGGCTGCGTTTGACCAGGACTGGGCTTCTGGGCGCATTACCCGCCACTCGTGCCGCAATGGCTCTGAGGATGGGGCCCTGGCCTACAAGCTGCTCATCCAGACCGGGGATGCCCAAGAGCCTCTGGATTTCAGCCAG tTGACCACAAGGAAGCTAGTAGATAAGGAGGGGCTGATCCCACCCGAACTCTTCTACGTGGGGCTGACCATGTGGGTAAGCAGTGACCCACTGGGCCTGGCAGCCTCACAGGCCAACTTCTACCCCCCACCTCCCGAGTGGCTGCACGACAAGTATGACACTACGGGGGAGAACCTTCGCA TCCCGGCGGCCCAGCCCCTGGAATTTGCCCAGTTCCCCTTCCTACTGCATGGCCTCCAGAAGACTGCGGACTTCGTGGAGGCCATTGAGGGGGCCCGAGCAGCGTGCACCGAGGCAGGCCGGGCTGGGGTGCGTGCCTACCCCAGtggctcccccttcctcttctgggagCAGTATCTGGGCCTGCGGCGCTACTTTTTGCTGGCTATCTGCATCCTGCTGGTATGCACTTTCCTCGTCTGTGCCCTGCTGCTGCTCAATCCCTGGACAGCTGGTCTCATA GTACTGGTCCTGGCGATGATGACTGTGGAGCTCTTTGGCATCATGGGTTTCCTGGGCATCAAACTGAGTGCCATCCCTGTGGTGATCCTTGTGGCCTCTGTAGGCATTGGTGTCGAGTTCACAGTCCATGTGGCTCTG GGCTTCCTGACCACCCAGGGTAGCCGGAACCTGCGGGCTGCCTGTGCCCTAGAGCACACATTTGCTCCGGTGACCGATGGGGCCGTCTCCACATTGCTGGGTCTGCTTATGCTTGCTGGTTCGAACTTTGACTTCATCATAAG GTACTTTTTCGTGGTGCTGACAGTGCTCACACTCCTGGGCCTCCTCCATGGGCTCATGCTGCTGCCTGTGCTGCTGTCCATCCTGGGCCCCCCACCAGAG GTGGTACAGATATACAAGGAGAGCCCAGAGGTCCTCAGCCCTCCAGCTCCACGGGAAGGAGGACTCAGGTGGGGGttgtcccccaccctgccccagagCTTTGCCAGAGTGACTACCTCCATGACAGTggccctccacccacccccactgcctgGTGCCTACATCCACCCAGCCTCTGATGAACCCACTTGGTCCCCTGTTGCCACACCAGCTGCCAGCGGCTCCAACAACCTCAGTTCTAGGGGACCATGCCCAGCCACTGGGTGA